A genomic stretch from Erwinia sp. E_sp_B01_1 includes:
- a CDS encoding nucleobase:cation symporter-2 family protein encodes MMNTSERQDSPARPLPVDEILPIGQMVLYGLQHVLVMYAGAVAVPLVVGSAIGLTDEQIVVLIGCDLMVCGLATLMQTLGVGRWMGCRLPVVQGCTFVAMIPLVLIGKEYGMGGISGSVMVAGAFTLLFAPWISKLVRFFPRVVMGSIVTLIGLSIMPVAGGWIGGGNAAMVGFGSPLALSLAAVTLVIILNIYTFGSGLIKNIAVLIGLIIGSTLWYFVDTLDLGRLAATPWINIPLPLQFAVPEFHLVPALLMSMVMIVVMVETMSSMMATGELVGRQADGETLRKGLTGCGFATLCGSLFNLFPYAAFAQNVGLISLTGVRSRFVVAVSGLILILMGLFAKMAALVVIVPKPVLGGAGIVMFGMVAVAGIRTLGQVNYRNNNNGMVVALTLGVGLMPVLVPGLFSQMPELAKMFLHSGITLGTCVAIFANVVLNGKGGQAKKANCDTCQPEELTAAGPESTAARRVAVKTVRVWLLLRRAREQQQREREQQ; translated from the coding sequence ATGATGAACACTTCTGAACGTCAGGACTCACCTGCCAGACCTCTGCCCGTTGATGAAATCCTGCCCATCGGGCAGATGGTTCTTTACGGCCTGCAGCATGTGCTGGTGATGTACGCGGGAGCAGTAGCCGTTCCGCTGGTTGTGGGGTCGGCTATTGGGCTTACCGACGAGCAAATCGTGGTGCTGATAGGCTGCGATCTGATGGTTTGCGGCCTGGCTACGCTGATGCAAACGCTTGGCGTGGGGAGATGGATGGGCTGTCGGCTACCTGTCGTCCAGGGCTGTACCTTTGTTGCCATGATCCCGCTGGTGCTGATTGGCAAAGAGTATGGCATGGGCGGTATTTCCGGTTCTGTAATGGTTGCCGGGGCTTTCACGCTGTTGTTCGCGCCCTGGATCTCAAAACTGGTGCGTTTTTTCCCCAGAGTGGTGATGGGGTCGATAGTCACCCTGATTGGCTTATCAATTATGCCGGTGGCCGGCGGCTGGATTGGTGGCGGAAACGCCGCAATGGTGGGTTTTGGCAGCCCGTTAGCGCTCTCTCTGGCTGCGGTAACGCTGGTGATCATCCTGAACATCTATACTTTTGGCTCAGGGCTGATCAAAAACATTGCGGTGCTGATCGGCCTGATCATCGGATCTACCCTGTGGTATTTCGTTGATACGCTGGATCTGGGGCGGCTCGCCGCCACGCCCTGGATCAACATCCCCCTTCCCCTGCAATTTGCCGTGCCTGAGTTTCATCTGGTCCCCGCCTTGCTGATGTCGATGGTGATGATTGTGGTGATGGTGGAAACCATGTCGTCGATGATGGCAACGGGTGAACTCGTTGGCCGTCAGGCCGATGGGGAAACGCTGAGAAAAGGGCTGACCGGCTGCGGGTTTGCCACCTTGTGCGGCAGCCTGTTTAATCTTTTCCCCTATGCCGCCTTTGCACAGAATGTCGGGCTGATTAGCCTGACCGGCGTGCGCAGCCGCTTTGTGGTGGCGGTATCCGGTCTGATCTTAATTCTGATGGGATTGTTCGCCAAAATGGCGGCACTGGTAGTGATTGTGCCGAAACCGGTGCTGGGCGGGGCGGGCATAGTGATGTTTGGTATGGTCGCCGTTGCAGGCATCCGGACGCTGGGCCAGGTTAACTATCGCAATAATAATAATGGCATGGTCGTAGCGCTGACGCTGGGCGTGGGGCTGATGCCGGTGCTGGTGCCCGGTCTGTTTTCACAAATGCCTGAGCTGGCGAAGATGTTTCTGCACAGCGGCATTACGCTGGGAACCTGCGTGGCCATCTTTGCCAATGTCGTTCTGAACGGTAAGGGAGGACAGGCTAAAAAAGCGAATTGTGATACCTGCCAGCCGGAGGAGCTGACGGCGGCTGGCCCGGAATCCACCGCCGCCCGGCGTGTGGCGGTCAAAACGGTCAGGGTCTGGCTGCTGCTGCGTCGCGCCCGTGAACAGCAGCAAAGAGAGCGGGAACAGCAGTGA
- the ssnA gene encoding putative aminohydrolase SsnA, protein MLLLKNCTAVEFCPSRVEAGVDIVIEGDKIVAVGKNLTAQYPDAGCKEMHNRLVMPGLVCAHNHFYSGLSRGILAPVAPCPDFISTLKNLWWRLDRALDEESLYYSGLICSLEAIRSGCTAVIDHHASPSLIKGSLAILRRGFLQAGLRGMTCFETTDRNGGLAELEAGVAENVDFASLIDSERTAHQQSPLVECHLGAHAPFTLSDAGLEMLRQARKATGRGLHIHVAEDRYDVSHSHDKYGLDPIVRLDKFGLLDEKTLIAHALWLSPHEIALLNERRAALVHNARSNMNNHVGYNANLADYHLSALGTDGIGADMFEELKFAFFKHRDAGGPLWPDSFLRMLHNGNTLLERNFSQSFGQLAAGYTADLTICDYASPTPLQAENLAGHLAFGMNSASVHSVMIAGRMVYEDRQFPFDIEPIYASARKAASRLWQNMAKL, encoded by the coding sequence ATGCTTTTACTTAAAAATTGTACCGCCGTTGAGTTCTGTCCCAGCCGCGTGGAAGCGGGCGTGGATATAGTGATTGAGGGCGACAAAATCGTTGCGGTGGGGAAAAACCTTACCGCGCAGTATCCCGATGCCGGCTGCAAAGAGATGCACAACAGGCTGGTGATGCCGGGGCTGGTGTGCGCCCATAACCATTTTTATTCCGGGCTGTCACGCGGCATCCTGGCTCCAGTCGCCCCCTGTCCGGACTTTATCTCCACGCTGAAAAACCTGTGGTGGCGGCTGGATCGGGCACTGGATGAAGAGTCGCTCTACTACAGCGGGCTGATTTGCTCACTGGAGGCGATCCGCTCCGGCTGTACTGCCGTGATCGATCATCATGCTTCCCCCAGCTTGATCAAAGGATCGCTGGCGATCCTGCGCCGGGGTTTTCTCCAGGCGGGCTTACGCGGTATGACCTGTTTCGAAACCACCGACCGTAACGGCGGGCTGGCTGAACTGGAAGCGGGCGTTGCAGAGAACGTCGACTTCGCCAGTTTAATAGACTCGGAGCGGACCGCCCATCAGCAAAGCCCCTTGGTGGAGTGCCATCTTGGCGCTCATGCCCCCTTCACCCTGTCGGACGCCGGGCTGGAGATGCTGCGCCAGGCCCGGAAAGCCACCGGCAGGGGCCTGCACATTCATGTGGCTGAAGACCGCTATGACGTATCACACAGCCATGATAAATACGGGCTGGATCCCATTGTCAGGCTGGATAAATTTGGCCTGCTGGACGAGAAAACGCTGATTGCCCACGCCCTGTGGCTCTCTCCTCATGAGATTGCGCTGCTGAACGAACGGCGGGCTGCCCTGGTCCATAACGCCCGTTCGAATATGAATAACCATGTCGGCTACAACGCGAACCTCGCTGATTATCACCTCTCTGCGCTGGGCACCGATGGCATAGGGGCAGATATGTTTGAAGAGCTGAAATTTGCCTTCTTTAAACACCGCGACGCGGGAGGGCCACTCTGGCCTGACAGTTTTCTGCGCATGCTGCATAACGGAAACACCCTGCTTGAGCGAAACTTTTCGCAATCCTTTGGCCAGCTTGCTGCGGGATATACCGCTGATTTGACCATCTGTGACTACGCCTCACCCACGCCTTTACAGGCCGAAAACCTGGCAGGCCATCTGGCCTTCGGCATGAACAGTGCCTCAGTACACAGCGTGATGATAGCCGGACGCATGGTGTATGAAGATCGTCAGTTCCCGTTTGATATTGAACCGATCTACGCCAGCGCGCGCAAAGCAGCCAGCAGGCTGTGGCAAAACATGGCGAAGCTTTAA
- the ygfK gene encoding putative selenate reductase subunit YgfK — translation MGDIMRPIPFDELLHRVCAEYQENQSIFGIPEAEFYARDPARQLHMFGETCDTPIGPAAGPHTQLAQNIIVSWLTGGSFIELKTVQILDRLELEKPCIDASDEAFNTEWSTEFTLLKAWDEYLKAWMVLHFLEEIYSPRPQGQGRSFIFNMSVGYDLKGIKQPAMQTFIDEMKDASKTPKFHLYRQILKEWLETSGWRLLEKAPRTTLYSLPERISGRMVNSVTLSTMHGCPPDEIESICRYMLTEKNLHTFVKLNPTLLGYEKVRAILDGNGFDYISLNQDSFAHDLQLSQALEMLERLVSLGKQKQLTFGVKLTNTLGARNHKHRLPGEEMYMSGRALYPLSINVAALLSEHFIGQLPVSYSGGASQYNIADIFATGIQPITMATDLLKPGGYLRMKACAKILDGAEGWERRQIDVARLQALAARSLTAGWAQKEWKSRDEIDAGGPLPLTDCYVAPCVSACAIRQDIPEYLRLAGEGRYTDALEIIYQRNALPGITGHICDHQCQSNCTRLDYDNALNIRRIKKIVLEKGWEAYRQRWHKPAGSGDRHPVAVIGAGPAGLAAGYFLARAGHPVTLFEREASAGGVVKHIVPHFRIPANLIEQDIQFIADHGVKFVYNCDRQLTLDKLRQQGFRYICVGIGAGKNTALDLPGGNLHLLKSFEFLRRFNQQVLAGTISGDVAVVGAGNTAMDCARAALKIPGVTSVSIVYRREEKDMPAWPEEIAEARHEGVAFMTCVNPERFDTAGNLTLRVMRPGAPDEQGRSRPVATGETFTKHFDALIAATGENPDYDVLNRIGLPLNASGKVSVDPVTLETSLPGVFLTGDVQSGPASIVSAIGGARKATNAILHRENIRSDKEDKRWLNSDPAALYRRRGVVAIRQADSDDADAFARQEASRCLECNYVCAKCVDVCPNRANVALAVPGYHSRQQIIHLDALCNECGNCAQFCPWQGKPYKDKITLFSRQDDFDNSTNPGFLIDRQSVQIRLKDRRWTLEIDHKGEILGDTPEELQEMTRIISYTRQQHDYLLGSVEE, via the coding sequence ATGGGTGACATTATGCGTCCCATTCCCTTCGACGAACTTCTGCACAGAGTGTGCGCCGAATATCAGGAGAATCAGTCCATCTTCGGCATTCCGGAAGCTGAGTTTTATGCCCGTGATCCCGCCCGCCAACTCCACATGTTCGGTGAAACCTGTGATACCCCGATTGGCCCGGCTGCCGGCCCGCATACTCAGCTGGCGCAGAACATTATTGTCTCGTGGTTAACAGGCGGCAGCTTTATAGAATTAAAAACCGTGCAGATTCTGGACCGGCTGGAACTGGAAAAACCCTGCATTGATGCCAGCGATGAAGCCTTTAACACCGAGTGGTCAACCGAGTTTACGCTGCTCAAGGCCTGGGATGAGTACCTGAAAGCCTGGATGGTGTTGCACTTTCTGGAAGAAATTTATTCACCTCGTCCACAGGGGCAAGGCCGCTCTTTTATTTTCAATATGAGCGTAGGGTACGACCTCAAGGGCATTAAGCAGCCAGCAATGCAGACCTTTATCGATGAGATGAAAGATGCCAGCAAAACGCCAAAATTTCATCTCTACCGCCAGATCCTGAAAGAGTGGCTGGAAACCAGCGGATGGCGGCTGCTCGAAAAAGCCCCCAGAACAACGCTGTATTCCCTGCCGGAGCGGATTTCAGGGCGGATGGTTAACAGCGTGACGCTCTCCACCATGCACGGCTGCCCACCCGATGAAATTGAATCCATCTGCCGTTATATGCTCACGGAGAAAAATCTGCACACCTTCGTGAAGCTTAACCCCACCCTGCTGGGCTATGAGAAAGTCCGGGCGATTCTGGATGGCAACGGCTTCGACTATATCTCCCTGAATCAGGACTCTTTTGCCCACGACCTGCAGCTAAGCCAGGCGCTGGAAATGCTCGAAAGACTGGTTTCTCTGGGCAAGCAAAAGCAGCTTACCTTCGGCGTGAAGTTGACCAACACGCTGGGCGCGCGTAATCATAAACACCGCCTTCCGGGTGAAGAGATGTATATGTCCGGACGTGCGCTTTACCCCCTTTCCATCAACGTTGCCGCTCTGCTGTCAGAACATTTTATCGGGCAACTGCCCGTTTCCTATTCCGGCGGTGCCAGCCAGTACAATATCGCGGACATTTTCGCTACCGGCATCCAGCCGATCACCATGGCTACCGATTTGTTAAAACCTGGCGGCTATCTGCGGATGAAAGCCTGCGCGAAAATTCTTGATGGCGCTGAGGGCTGGGAGCGCCGCCAGATTGATGTTGCGCGGTTACAGGCGCTGGCTGCCCGATCGCTAACGGCTGGATGGGCACAGAAAGAGTGGAAAAGCCGGGATGAGATTGACGCCGGTGGACCGCTACCGCTCACTGACTGTTATGTTGCTCCCTGCGTCAGCGCCTGCGCAATCCGGCAGGACATTCCGGAATACCTGCGCCTGGCAGGAGAAGGCCGCTACACCGATGCGCTGGAGATTATTTATCAGCGTAATGCGCTGCCCGGTATCACCGGTCATATCTGCGATCACCAGTGCCAGAGCAACTGTACCCGCCTCGATTATGACAATGCGCTGAATATCAGGCGGATCAAAAAAATCGTGCTGGAAAAAGGCTGGGAAGCGTATCGCCAGCGCTGGCACAAACCGGCAGGATCGGGCGATCGGCATCCCGTTGCCGTGATTGGGGCCGGGCCTGCCGGGCTGGCGGCAGGGTATTTCCTTGCCCGTGCCGGACACCCGGTGACCCTGTTTGAACGCGAAGCCAGCGCGGGCGGCGTGGTGAAACATATCGTTCCGCATTTCCGAATCCCGGCAAACCTGATCGAGCAGGATATCCAGTTTATTGCCGATCATGGCGTTAAATTTGTCTATAACTGCGACCGGCAGCTGACGCTTGATAAACTTCGCCAGCAGGGTTTTCGTTATATCTGCGTGGGGATCGGAGCGGGAAAAAATACCGCGCTGGACCTGCCCGGCGGCAACCTGCATCTCCTGAAATCCTTTGAATTTTTGCGGCGTTTCAACCAGCAGGTGCTGGCCGGCACGATCAGCGGCGATGTGGCAGTAGTCGGTGCCGGGAATACCGCCATGGACTGCGCCCGTGCCGCGCTGAAAATTCCCGGTGTCACCTCCGTCAGCATTGTCTATCGTCGTGAGGAGAAAGACATGCCGGCCTGGCCAGAGGAGATTGCCGAAGCCCGCCATGAGGGCGTGGCGTTTATGACCTGCGTCAATCCGGAACGCTTCGATACTGCAGGCAACCTGACGCTGAGGGTGATGCGGCCAGGGGCACCGGATGAACAGGGTCGTAGCCGTCCGGTGGCCACCGGAGAGACCTTCACAAAACATTTTGATGCCCTGATCGCGGCTACCGGCGAGAATCCCGATTATGACGTATTAAACCGTATCGGCCTGCCGCTGAACGCTTCAGGCAAGGTCAGTGTAGATCCCGTCACGCTGGAAACCAGCCTGCCCGGCGTGTTCCTGACCGGTGATGTGCAGAGCGGCCCTGCTTCTATCGTTTCTGCCATCGGCGGCGCCCGCAAGGCAACCAATGCCATTCTTCACCGGGAAAACATCCGCTCTGATAAAGAGGACAAGCGCTGGCTGAACAGCGATCCTGCCGCCCTTTATCGCCGCCGTGGCGTGGTCGCTATCCGCCAGGCAGACAGCGATGATGCGGATGCCTTTGCCCGCCAGGAAGCCTCACGCTGCCTGGAGTGCAATTACGTCTGCGCCAAGTGCGTCGATGTCTGCCCGAACCGCGCCAATGTCGCCCTTGCCGTCCCCGGCTATCACAGCCGTCAGCAGATAATTCACCTGGATGCCCTGTGCAACGAATGTGGCAACTGCGCCCAGTTCTGTCCGTGGCAGGGCAAGCCTTACAAAGACAAGATCACCCTCTTCAGCCGCCAGGATGATTTCGACAACAGCACAAACCCTGGCTTCCTGATCGACCGTCAAAGCGTACAGATCCGCCTTAAGGATCGTCGCTGGACGCTGGAGATCGATCACAAGGGCGAGATCCTCGGTGACACGCCGGAAGAGCTGCAGGAAATGACCCGGATTATCAGCTATACGCGCCAGCAGCATGACTATCTGCTGGGCAGCGTGGAGGAGTGA
- a CDS encoding XdhC family protein — translation MSLFTEATRLEQENCAFALLHIIESRGSSPRHAASMLIPEQGPAIGTIGGGMIERLAIEQAREAIRQGESRLFHGKLARQGPDAVGSDCGGAMTIHIAVYANRPALFLLGAGHVNRALAQFAVKLGFQVTIADPWQENLEHPDLPECCERIGGDSFTAILPKLNFTPRSFVIIATNHQDREVLEQVIGLPLRYLGLLASRRKAQHFRQLLKKEQGISDEQLEKLHAPVGLDILAETPEEIAIGILAQLIPILRQKSPPGQPGKQRTARPWQRPPPLKLQLNNGAGFSCNALFGFSKQGN, via the coding sequence ATGAGCTTATTTACTGAGGCCACCCGGCTCGAACAGGAGAACTGCGCGTTTGCGCTACTGCATATCATCGAAAGCCGGGGATCGTCACCCCGTCATGCTGCCAGTATGCTGATCCCGGAACAGGGGCCCGCCATCGGCACTATTGGCGGAGGAATGATTGAGAGGCTGGCGATTGAACAGGCCAGAGAGGCGATACGGCAGGGAGAGTCGCGGCTGTTTCATGGCAAGCTGGCGCGCCAGGGACCGGATGCAGTAGGCTCGGATTGTGGCGGGGCCATGACGATACACATTGCGGTATATGCCAATCGCCCCGCGCTTTTTCTGCTGGGGGCAGGGCATGTTAATCGGGCGCTGGCACAGTTTGCCGTTAAGTTGGGATTTCAGGTTACGATTGCCGATCCCTGGCAGGAGAATCTGGAGCATCCGGACCTGCCGGAATGCTGTGAGCGAATCGGTGGCGACAGTTTTACGGCTATCCTGCCAAAACTTAATTTCACCCCCCGCAGCTTTGTCATTATCGCCACCAATCATCAGGATCGTGAAGTGCTGGAACAGGTGATTGGCCTGCCTTTGCGCTATCTCGGACTGCTGGCCAGCCGCCGGAAGGCTCAGCACTTTCGCCAACTGCTGAAAAAGGAACAGGGGATTAGCGATGAGCAACTGGAGAAGCTGCATGCACCGGTCGGGCTGGATATCCTGGCGGAAACACCGGAAGAGATCGCGATCGGTATCCTTGCTCAACTCATTCCAATTTTGCGGCAAAAAAGCCCGCCAGGGCAGCCCGGGAAGCAACGGACGGCAAGGCCCTGGCAGCGCCCACCGCCGTTGAAGCTACAGCTGAATAACGGTGCCGGTTTTTCCTGCAATGCCCTCTTTGGCTTTAGCAAGCAGGGTAATTAA
- the arcC gene encoding carbamate kinase: MKKRIVLALGGNALGSSLAEQMQAVQSTAEAIVDLVAEGHELVITHGNGPQVGMIHQAFETAASMAAHSPHLPMSVCVALSQGYIGYDLQNALREALLNRGIQKQVVSLITQVRVDDCDPAFASPDKPIGSFYTEAEAEKLRVRGVLLKEDAGRGWRRVVASPKPQEIIEADAVKTLLKAGQIAITAGGGGIPVIARQHHLKGVNAVVDKDWASAVLARDIDADMLIILTAVEKVAVNFNRPDRRWLDTLTPEQARAWIADDQFAPGSMLPKVEAALSFAESKPGRQALITLLAKAKEGIAGKTGTVIQL; this comes from the coding sequence ATGAAAAAGAGAATTGTACTGGCACTGGGAGGTAATGCTTTGGGCAGCAGCCTCGCTGAGCAGATGCAGGCGGTGCAAAGTACCGCCGAAGCGATTGTTGATCTGGTGGCTGAAGGGCATGAGCTGGTGATTACCCACGGCAATGGCCCTCAGGTAGGCATGATCCATCAGGCCTTTGAAACCGCCGCCAGTATGGCCGCCCATTCCCCCCATCTGCCCATGTCGGTGTGCGTGGCCCTCAGCCAGGGCTATATCGGCTATGACCTGCAAAACGCCCTGCGTGAAGCGCTGCTTAATCGGGGAATACAAAAACAGGTGGTCTCCCTGATCACCCAGGTACGGGTAGACGACTGCGATCCGGCTTTTGCTTCTCCGGATAAACCCATAGGTTCATTTTATACCGAAGCTGAGGCGGAGAAGTTGCGCGTGCGGGGAGTGCTGTTAAAAGAAGATGCAGGACGGGGCTGGCGCAGAGTGGTTGCCTCACCCAAACCACAGGAAATTATTGAAGCGGATGCGGTGAAGACCCTGCTCAAAGCCGGACAGATTGCTATTACGGCTGGCGGCGGAGGCATACCCGTCATCGCCCGGCAGCATCATCTTAAAGGCGTGAATGCCGTGGTGGATAAAGACTGGGCCAGCGCGGTGCTGGCGCGGGATATTGATGCGGATATGCTGATTATCCTTACGGCGGTGGAAAAAGTGGCGGTTAACTTCAACCGGCCGGATCGGCGCTGGCTGGATACGCTGACGCCAGAGCAGGCGCGTGCCTGGATTGCTGACGATCAGTTTGCTCCCGGCTCCATGCTGCCAAAAGTGGAGGCAGCCCTCTCTTTTGCAGAGTCGAAGCCGGGCAGACAGGCTTTAATTACCCTGCTTGCTAAAGCCAAAGAGGGCATTGCAGGAAAAACCGGCACCGTTATTCAGCTGTAG
- the hydA gene encoding dihydropyrimidinase — MRTLLKGGTLVDEAGEYRQDLLIELGKIVRREEEIVADASMEVIDASGLLVMPGGVDVHTHFNIDVGIAQSCDDFFTGTRAAACGGTTTIVDHMGFGPEGCSLHHQLEKYHHDAKKSVIDYSFHGVLQHVSAQIIDEIPSMVHDEGISSFKFYLTYSHMLNDGDILKVLQRLNDTGALATVHPENDAAIKWRISQFKTQGKTAPIWHAHSRPSACEAEAIARTINLAKLADNAPLYIVHLSNGQGLEYIRMAREAGGRVWAETCPQYLLLDISRYHQPDALKFMLSPPLRPRPELDKLWVGIADGSIDTLATDHCNFPLSQRQQMAANDFTRCPNGLPGVENRLALLFSEGVMKGRISRSRFVSLTSSKPAKLFGLWPEKGSLMPGADADLVLFDPARHQVIQHNALHDNGDYSPYEGFHVQGVPVMTLSRGEIVCRDGRFTGRAGHGRFINRKPFTGSH, encoded by the coding sequence ATGAGAACATTACTGAAAGGGGGAACCCTGGTAGACGAAGCCGGGGAGTACCGTCAGGACTTGTTGATCGAGCTGGGGAAAATTGTGCGGCGGGAGGAGGAGATCGTCGCAGATGCCAGTATGGAAGTGATTGACGCCAGCGGCCTGTTGGTGATGCCAGGGGGAGTTGACGTCCATACCCATTTCAATATCGATGTGGGCATTGCCCAAAGCTGTGATGATTTCTTTACCGGCACCCGGGCAGCAGCCTGCGGAGGTACCACAACGATCGTGGATCATATGGGATTCGGGCCTGAGGGCTGTTCCCTGCATCATCAGCTGGAAAAATATCATCACGACGCGAAAAAATCGGTCATTGATTACAGTTTTCACGGCGTGTTACAGCACGTTTCAGCGCAGATTATTGATGAAATCCCTTCGATGGTTCATGACGAAGGGATCAGCAGTTTCAAATTTTACCTGACCTACAGCCATATGCTGAACGACGGTGACATACTAAAAGTCTTACAGCGGCTTAATGATACCGGCGCGCTGGCTACCGTGCATCCGGAGAACGATGCCGCCATAAAATGGCGCATCAGCCAGTTCAAAACACAGGGGAAAACGGCCCCCATCTGGCACGCCCACAGCCGCCCTTCAGCCTGTGAGGCCGAGGCTATAGCCCGTACGATAAACCTGGCTAAGCTCGCCGATAACGCCCCGCTTTATATCGTTCACCTCTCCAACGGTCAGGGGCTGGAGTACATCCGCATGGCCAGAGAAGCAGGGGGCCGGGTCTGGGCTGAAACCTGTCCTCAGTATCTGCTGTTGGATATCAGCCGCTACCACCAGCCCGACGCACTGAAATTCATGCTCAGCCCGCCTTTACGCCCACGTCCGGAGCTGGACAAACTTTGGGTAGGCATCGCCGATGGCAGTATTGATACCCTTGCCACTGACCACTGCAACTTCCCCCTGAGCCAGCGCCAGCAGATGGCAGCGAATGATTTTACCCGCTGCCCGAATGGTCTGCCGGGTGTGGAAAACCGGCTGGCGTTACTGTTTTCCGAAGGGGTGATGAAAGGGCGGATAAGCCGTTCGCGCTTCGTCTCACTGACCAGCAGCAAACCGGCAAAGCTGTTTGGGCTGTGGCCGGAAAAAGGCAGTCTGATGCCGGGGGCCGATGCCGATCTGGTGCTGTTTGATCCCGCCCGGCATCAGGTGATTCAGCACAATGCCCTTCATGATAATGGCGATTACTCGCCTTATGAAGGTTTTCACGTACAGGGAGTGCCGGTCATGACGCTGTCGCGCGGCGAAATCGTCTGTCGCGATGGCCGCTTTACCGGGCGAGCCGGGCATGGCCGTTTTATCAACCGTAAGCCATTCACAGGGAGTCATTGA
- a CDS encoding YgeY family selenium metabolism-linked hydrolase, with amino-acid sequence MSKTIPFSDILALAKKYQPEMTRFLRDMIAIPSESCDEKRVIARIRQEMEKVGFDKIEVDPMGNILGYLGHGPRLLAMDAHIDTVGIGNIKNWNFDPYEGMEDDELIGGRGSSDQEGGMAAMVYAAKIIKDLALEDQYTLLVTGTVQEEDCDGLCWQYIIEQSKIRPEFVISTEPTDCQIYRGQRGRMEIRVEVQGISCHGSAPERGDNAIFKMAPVLTELQQLSGKLGHDEFLGKGTLTVSEIFFTSPSRCAVADSCAVSIDRRLTWGESWENALEEIRALPAVKAAKAEVSLYHYERASWTGLVYPTECYFPTWKVEEDHITVKTLSAAYRGLFNKEPVVDKWTFSTNGVSIMGRHGIPVIGFGPGKEPEAHAPNEKTWKEHLVTCAALYAATPLAWLQQLES; translated from the coding sequence ATGAGCAAAACCATTCCGTTCAGCGACATTCTGGCGCTGGCAAAAAAATACCAGCCAGAAATGACCCGTTTTCTGCGTGACATGATTGCCATTCCCAGCGAAAGCTGTGACGAAAAGCGCGTGATTGCCCGCATCCGTCAGGAGATGGAAAAAGTCGGCTTCGACAAAATTGAGGTGGACCCCATGGGCAACATTCTTGGCTACCTCGGCCATGGTCCGCGCCTGCTGGCGATGGATGCCCACATTGATACGGTCGGTATCGGCAACATCAAAAACTGGAACTTTGATCCCTATGAAGGCATGGAAGATGATGAACTGATCGGTGGCAGAGGATCATCGGATCAGGAAGGCGGCATGGCTGCGATGGTCTATGCCGCGAAGATCATCAAGGATCTGGCGCTGGAAGATCAATATACGTTGCTGGTCACCGGTACCGTGCAGGAAGAAGACTGCGACGGGCTGTGCTGGCAATACATTATTGAGCAGTCAAAAATCCGTCCTGAGTTTGTGATCAGCACTGAGCCAACTGACTGCCAGATCTACCGTGGGCAGCGTGGCCGCATGGAAATCAGGGTGGAAGTTCAGGGCATCAGCTGCCACGGCTCAGCGCCGGAAAGGGGCGACAATGCGATTTTCAAAATGGCACCGGTACTGACCGAACTGCAGCAGCTTTCCGGCAAGCTGGGCCATGATGAGTTTCTGGGTAAAGGCACGCTGACCGTGTCAGAAATTTTCTTCACCTCTCCAAGCCGCTGTGCGGTTGCTGACAGTTGTGCCGTTTCGATTGACCGACGCCTGACCTGGGGCGAAAGCTGGGAGAATGCGCTGGAAGAGATCCGGGCGCTGCCTGCCGTTAAGGCCGCCAAAGCTGAAGTCTCACTTTATCACTATGAGCGTGCCTCCTGGACCGGCCTGGTCTATCCAACCGAATGCTACTTCCCTACCTGGAAAGTGGAAGAAGATCACATCACGGTCAAAACGCTCAGCGCCGCCTATCGCGGGCTGTTCAATAAAGAACCCGTGGTAGACAAGTGGACCTTCTCCACCAACGGCGTGTCAATCATGGGCCGTCACGGCATCCCCGTGATTGGCTTCGGGCCGGGTAAAGAGCCGGAAGCCCATGCCCCGAATGAGAAAACCTGGAAGGAACATCTGGTGACCTGTGCCGCCCTGTATGCCGCAACGCCGCTCGCCTGGTTGCAGCAGCTGGAAAGTTAA